One genomic window of Musa acuminata AAA Group cultivar baxijiao unplaced genomic scaffold, Cavendish_Baxijiao_AAA HiC_scaffold_1137, whole genome shotgun sequence includes the following:
- the LOC135670941 gene encoding uncharacterized protein LOC135670941 has product MERSERDHAMGDSILTTLTMENPHPPSTVLSMDPAGPPPATVPAHNDCDHEISNIQRRQQSVLSCPPDINLPLLVDQSSPQQPWDPDPMDILDVGLGPQIYDHDAVLNLPKVGGTGGAAGARKCAKRGDSIWGAWFFFTYYFKPVLAEKSKGKVVVRDAELDKSDLRLDVFLVQHDMENMYMWVFKERPENALGKMQLRSYMNGHSRQGEPQFPFSVDKGFVRSHRMQRKQYRGLSNPQCVHGIEVVRSPNLSVITEADRKKWAELTGRNLNFSIPAEASDFESWRNLPSTDFELERPPPPPLKTAAHPNSRKVLNGSGLNLSTQPSNHAGGDCMDLSPVYSKRRKDFISHGASEDCCSSGNPLSDRPQDMEVHATEPSWVTEFTGVMRHACGPVTAAKTIYEDEEGYLIMVSLPFSDQQRVKVSWRNSLTHGIVKISCVSIARMPYIKRHDRTFRLTDPSPEHCPPGEFVREIPLATRIPEDAKLEAYYDESGTVLEIMVPKRSAGPEEHEVHVCMRPPHLGANELMLT; this is encoded by the coding sequence ATGGAGAGGAGCGAGCGAGACCACGCCATGGGAGACTCCATCCTCACCACCCTGACTATGGAGAACCCCCATCCCCCCTCCACCGTCCTCTCCATGGACCCCGCCGGGCCGCCGCCGGCGACGGTCCCCGCCCACAATGACTGCGACCACGAGATCTCCAACATCCAGCGGCGACAGCAGTCCGTCCTCTCCTGCCCGCCCGACATCAATCTCCCGCTCTTGGTCGACCAGTCGTCTCCGCAGCAGCCCTGGGACCCTGACCCTATGGACATACTGGACGTCGGCCTGGGTCCCCAGATCTACGACCATGATGCCGTTCTCAACCTCCCCAAGGTGGGTGGCACCGGCGGCGCCGCCGGGGCCCGTAAGTGCGCCAAGAGAGGGGACAGCATATGGGGCGCGTGGTTTTTCTTCACTTACTACTTCAAGCCCGTGCTGGCGGAGAAGTCCAAGGGCAAGGTCGTCGTCCGCGACGCAGAACTCGACAAGTCCGACCTCCGCCTCGATGTCTTCCTCGTCCAGCACGACATGGAGAACATGTACATGTGGGTCTTCAAGGAGCGGCCGGAGAACGCGTTGGGGAAGATGCAGCTGCGGAGTTACATGAACGGCCACTCGCGCCAAGGGGAACCTCAGTTCCCTTTCAGCGTTGACAAGGGATTCGTGCGATCCCACCGGATGCAGAGGAAGCAGTACAGGGGGCTTTCCAACCCCCAGTGCGTCCATGGGATCGAAGTGGTTCGGTCGCCAAACCTCTCGGTGATAACAGAGGCCGACCGCAAAAAGTGGGCCGAGCTCACCGGCAGGAACTTGAACTTCTCGATCCCAGCCGAGGCTAGCGATTTCGAGTCATGGAGGAACCTCCCAAGCACGGATTTTGAGCTCGAGagacctccccctcctcctctcaAGACTGCAGCGCATCCCAATTCGAGGAAGGTGCTAAATGGTTCGGGTCTTAACCTCTCCACCCAGCCATCGAATCATGCAGGTGGAGATTGCATGGACCTTTCACCGGTCTACAGCAAGCGCAGGAAAGACTTCATTTCCCATGGGGCGTCCGAGGATTGTTGCTCGTCCGGCAATCCATTGTCAGATAGGCCTCAAGATATGGAAGTTCATGCGACGGAGCCATCATGGGTGACTGAGTTCACTGGTGTAATGAGGCATGCGTGCGGCCCGGTGACTGCTGCAAAGACGATCTACGAGGATGAAGAAGGGTACTTGATCATGGTCAGCTTGCCTTTCTCCGATCAGCAGCGGGTGAAGGTATCATGGAGGAACAGCCTGACACATGGGATAGTCAAGATCTCCTGTGTCAGCATTGCTCGGATGCCTTACATAAAACGACACGATCGAACATTCCGGCTCACGGATCCTTCTCCTGAGCATTGCCCTCCGGGGGAATTTGTGAGAGAAATACCACTAGCAACCCGGATTCCTGAAGATGCTAAGCTGGAAGCTTACTACGATGAATCCGGAACAGTTCTGGAGATCATGGTGCCTAAACGCAGCGCTGGGCCCGAAGAACATGAGGTTCATGTGTGCATGCGCCCTCCTCATCTTGGTGCCAATGAACTCATGTTGACTTGA
- the LOC135671032 gene encoding short-chain dehydrogenase TIC 32 B, chloroplastic-like, whose translation MGLFRLVTGLPGPSGFGSASTAEQVTDGIDASHLTVVITGGASGIGAETARVFALRGAHVIIAGRNMEAADDVKQLILQSSPLARVDILKLDLSSLKSVRAFAGQFLSMDLPLNILINNAGVMFCPFQLSEDGIELQFATNHLGHFLLTNLLLERMKSTAEETGIEGRIVNLSSIAHLLHRYEEVIRFDKLNDKDTYSDKKAYGQSKLANILHANELSRRLQEDGANITVNSIHPGLIMTNLMRHSFLQMWLLKLFTYVFWKNVPQGAATTCYVALHPSLKGVTGKYFIDCNEEMPSYWATDETLAKRLWDFSEKLTQSTK comes from the exons ATGGGGCTCTTCAGGCTGGTGACGGGTCTGCCGGGGCCAAGCGGGTTCGGATCCGCCTCCACCGCCGAGCAGGTCACCGACGGCATCGACGCTTCCCATCTCACCGTCGTCATCACCG GGGGTGCAAGCGGGATTGGAGCAGAGACCGCGCGCGTCTTTGCTCTCCGAGGAGCCCACGTTATCATCGCAGGAAGGAACATGGAAGCCGCCGATGACGTGAAGCAGCTCATCCTGCAGAGCTCTCCATTGGCCAGAGTTGACATCTTAAAGCTGGATCTCAGCTCACTCAAGTCCGTGCGAGCCTTCGCAGGCCAATTCCTCTCGATGGATCTGCCCCTCAACATCTTAAT AAACAATGCCGGCGTCATGTTCTGCCCTTTCCAACTATCAGAGGATGGGATAGAGCTGCAGTTCGCCACCAATCATCTAG GCCACTTCCTGCTGACAAATCTTCTTCTCGAGAGGATGAAGAGCACGGCCGAGGAGACGGGAATCGAAGGTCGTATTGTGAATCTGTCATCCATAGCTCACTTGCTGCATAGATACGAAGAAGTGATACGGTTCGATAAGCTCAACGACAAGGATAC CTACTCGGACAAAAAGGCATACGGGCAATCCAAACTGGCCAACATCTTGCATGCTAATGAGCTCTCCAGACGCCTGCAG GAAGACGGAGCAAATATAACAGTAAACTCCATTCATCCTGGGCTGATCATGACAAACCTGATGAGGCATTCGTTTCTTCAGATGT GGCTGCTGAAACTATTCACGTACGTCTTCTGGAAGAATGTGCCTCAG GGAGCAGCTACCACATGCTATGTTGCACTGCATCCGAGCCTCAAGGGTGTGACCGGAAAGTACTTCATTGACTGCAACGAGGAGATGCCGAGTTACTGGGCCACAGATGAAACACTGGCGAAAAGGCTATGGGACTTCAGCGAAAAGCTAACTCAATCGACCAAGTAA